A genomic region of Prionailurus bengalensis isolate Pbe53 chromosome D1, Fcat_Pben_1.1_paternal_pri, whole genome shotgun sequence contains the following coding sequences:
- the FGF3 gene encoding fibroblast growth factor 3, protein MGLIWLLLLNLLEPGWPAAGPGARLRRDAGGRGGVYEHLGGAPRRRKLYCATKYHLQLHPSGRVNGSLENSAYSILEITAVEVGIVAIKGLFSGRYLAMNKRGRLYASESYSAECQFVERIHELGYNTYASRLYRTAPSGPGAQRQPSAERLWYVSVNGKGRPRRGFKTRRTQRSSLFLPRVLDHKDHELVRLLQSGAGLRGGPPRPPGKGPQPRRRRRQRKRSRGGRA, encoded by the exons ATGGGCCTGATCTGGCTGCTGCTGCTCAACCTGCTGGAGCCCGGCTGGCCGGCCGCGGGCCCCGGGGCGCGACTGCGGCGCGATgcgggcggccgcggcggcgtCTACGAGCACCTCGGCGGGGCGCCCCGGCGCCGCAAGCTCTACTGCGCCACCAAGTACCACCTCCAGCTGCACCCGAGCGGCCGCGTCAACGGCAGCCTGGAAAACAGCGCCTACA GTATCCTGGAGATCACGGCGGTGGAGGTGGGCATCGTGGCCATCAAGGGGCTCTTCTCTGGACGGTACCTGGCCATGAACAAGAGAGGACGGCTGTACGCTTCG GAGAGCTACAGCGCCGAGTGTCAGTTCGTGGAGCGGATCCACGAGCTGGGCTATAACACCTACGCCTCACGGCTGTACCGCACGGCGCCCAGCGGGCCGGGGGCCCAGCGCCAGCCCAGCGCCGAGAGACTGTGGTACGTGTCCGTGAACGGCAAGGGCCGGCCTCGCAGGGGCTTCAAGACGCGCCGCACGCAGAGGTCCTCTTTGTTCCTGCCCCGCGTGCTGGACCACAAGGACCACGAGTTGGTGCGTCTGCTCCAGAGCGGGGCCGGGCTCCGCGGCGGCCCGCCCAGGCCCCCCGGCAAGGGCCCCCAGccccggcggcggcggaggcagaggaagaggagccGGGGGGGCCGGGcgtag